A single window of Methanoregula sp. DNA harbors:
- a CDS encoding YkgJ family cysteine cluster protein yields MKFQTDRPSGTSRNTPTPLQVREDTCTDRVIPGISSRLAALRSDMFSVSDYPAGKLAEIIREVGFACDCCTKCCTKEFNDHVFLLDKDAAVIKGIAPEALIPAPYFELCDQNGRFYDSGYALRTRVDGLCFFLNGNRCRIYENRLSICRIYPYMLHREPDDDGIVDWRQISGLNKHGTYHNEIPVAESIAIAQEVKDYEIAFLEQTIRFYGFMCGYFAENGLRHVRKVYDDRMRAFRKGDEIEVFVLYDGRLEPWRMKGDEAVLGNGTS; encoded by the coding sequence ATGAAATTCCAAACCGACCGCCCCTCTGGCACATCCCGCAATACTCCAACACCTCTGCAGGTACGGGAAGATACATGCACCGATCGCGTAATCCCTGGGATCAGTTCCCGGCTTGCCGCACTGCGCAGCGATATGTTTTCGGTATCTGATTACCCTGCCGGAAAGCTTGCAGAGATCATCCGCGAAGTCGGGTTTGCCTGCGACTGCTGCACAAAGTGCTGCACAAAGGAGTTCAACGACCATGTCTTCCTTCTCGATAAAGACGCCGCTGTGATTAAAGGGATCGCTCCGGAAGCCCTCATTCCGGCACCTTACTTCGAGCTCTGTGACCAGAACGGACGGTTCTATGACTCCGGCTATGCCCTGCGGACACGGGTGGACGGGTTGTGCTTTTTCCTGAATGGAAACCGGTGCCGGATCTACGAGAACCGGCTCTCTATTTGCCGGATTTACCCGTACATGCTCCACCGCGAACCGGATGATGACGGCATTGTCGACTGGCGGCAGATCAGCGGACTGAACAAACACGGGACCTACCACAACGAGATCCCTGTTGCAGAGAGTATCGCAATCGCGCAGGAGGTAAAGGATTACGAGATTGCGTTCCTTGAGCAGACCATCCGGTTCTACGGGTTCATGTGTGGGTACTTTGCAGAGAACGGGCTCCGGCATGTCCGGAAAGTGTACGATGACCGGATGCGGGCGTTCAGGAAAGGAGATGAGATCGAAGTGTTCGTCCTGTATGACGGCCGGTTGGAACCGTGGAGGATGAAGGGGGATGAGGCGGTGCTGGGAAATGGCACTTCTTAG
- a CDS encoding site-specific DNA-methyltransferase yields the protein MTSLVYFENDRLRIINDDVLTTRQVKNGSVDLIVTSPPYNVDIRYGNHDDGGSYEEYLSFSKKWMSRCHRWLADSGRFCLNIPLDKNKGGQQSVGADLTVIAKEAGLSYHSTIIWNEGNISRRTAWGSWMSPSAPFVIAPVELIVVLYKGNWKRPAAGRKSDITRQEFMDWTNGLWTFSGESKKRVNHPAPFPVELPLRCMKLFSYVGDTILDPFMGSGSTLVAACRCNRRSVGIDLDEEYCRIALERIRKETGN from the coding sequence TTGACGTCTTTGGTTTATTTCGAAAACGACAGGCTCAGGATCATCAACGACGATGTTCTTACGACACGGCAGGTGAAAAACGGGAGTGTTGATCTCATCGTGACGTCACCTCCCTACAATGTCGATATCCGTTATGGCAACCATGATGACGGAGGCTCATATGAGGAATATCTCTCGTTTTCGAAGAAATGGATGTCACGCTGTCACAGATGGCTTGCCGATTCGGGCAGGTTCTGCCTTAACATCCCGCTTGACAAGAACAAGGGCGGGCAGCAGAGTGTCGGCGCGGATCTCACTGTGATTGCCAAGGAGGCCGGGCTCTCCTACCATTCCACGATCATCTGGAACGAGGGGAACATCTCGCGGCGGACCGCGTGGGGATCATGGATGAGCCCGTCGGCACCGTTTGTGATTGCGCCGGTGGAGCTGATCGTTGTGCTGTACAAAGGAAACTGGAAACGCCCGGCTGCCGGCCGGAAGAGTGATATCACCCGGCAGGAGTTTATGGACTGGACCAACGGTCTCTGGACATTTTCCGGTGAGAGCAAGAAGAGGGTAAACCACCCGGCGCCGTTTCCGGTCGAGCTGCCCCTGCGTTGTATGAAACTGTTCAGCTATGTCGGTGACACAATTCTCGATCCGTTCATGGGCAGCGGGAGTACGCTGGTCGCGGCATGCCGCTGTAATCGGAGGTCGGTTGGGATTGATCTGGATGAGGAGTATTGCCGGATTGCATTGGAGAGGATCCGGAAGGAAACCGGCAATTAA
- a CDS encoding type II glyceraldehyde-3-phosphate dehydrogenase, whose protein sequence is MIRVAINGYGTIGKRVADAVAAQKDMKVVGVSKTRPNAEAFVAKQRGYPLFIADISKKAAFEKVGLNVAGSVEDMLKTADVVVDATPGDVGATNKPLYEKLGIKALWQGGEDHEVAGFSFNSDCNYKDAIGRQFVRVVSCNTTGLCRIIHTIDKEYGVAHVHAIMVRRGSDPGEIKKGPIDAVVLDPVSVPSHHGPDVLTVLPHISITTMAMIVPTTMMHMHAIQITTKKDVARDRVIELIKNHPRMGLVKKSAGIKSTAELKEFAMDLGRQRSDLYENCIFEDSIYANGRELCFFQAIHQEADVVVENIDAIRAMMTTEKDAAKSVRRTNDALGFTPIQNNH, encoded by the coding sequence ATGATTAGGGTTGCCATCAACGGGTACGGCACGATTGGCAAGCGCGTGGCCGATGCGGTTGCCGCCCAGAAGGATATGAAGGTCGTAGGTGTCTCCAAGACCCGGCCAAACGCGGAAGCCTTTGTTGCAAAACAGCGTGGGTACCCGCTCTTCATTGCTGACATTTCCAAAAAAGCAGCGTTTGAAAAGGTCGGGCTTAACGTCGCGGGGTCAGTGGAGGACATGCTGAAGACTGCAGATGTAGTCGTGGATGCCACACCAGGGGACGTGGGTGCAACGAACAAGCCACTTTACGAGAAACTTGGGATCAAGGCTCTCTGGCAGGGCGGCGAGGACCATGAAGTCGCCGGGTTCTCTTTCAACTCCGACTGCAACTACAAGGACGCCATCGGGAGGCAGTTCGTCCGCGTTGTGTCGTGCAATACCACCGGCCTGTGCCGGATCATCCATACCATAGATAAGGAGTACGGTGTCGCCCATGTTCACGCAATCATGGTACGGCGCGGGTCGGACCCCGGCGAGATCAAGAAGGGACCGATCGATGCTGTCGTGCTCGACCCCGTGAGCGTTCCCAGCCATCACGGCCCCGATGTGCTGACGGTACTCCCCCACATCTCGATCACCACGATGGCGATGATCGTCCCGACGACGATGATGCACATGCACGCGATCCAGATCACGACGAAAAAGGATGTTGCCCGCGACCGGGTCATCGAGCTCATTAAAAATCACCCGAGAATGGGGCTGGTAAAAAAGAGCGCTGGGATCAAGAGCACCGCGGAGCTCAAGGAATTTGCAATGGATCTGGGGCGACAGCGTTCTGACCTGTACGAGAACTGTATCTTTGAGGATTCCATCTATGCAAACGGCAGGGAACTCTGCTTTTTCCAGGCAATTCACCAGGAAGCAGATGTCGTGGTCGAGAACATCGACGCGATCCGGGCGATGATGACAACGGAAAAAGATGCAGCAAAATCTGTCAGAAGGACCAACGATGCACTCGGGTTCACCCCGATCCAGAACAACCATTAA
- a CDS encoding tyrosine--tRNA ligase, giving the protein MDAYGLATRNTVEVVTEDDLRSLLKKPGKKVYAGYEPSGEIHLGHLVTVNKLVDMQAAGFDVVVLLADLHAFLNRKGTMEKIGELAEYNKRCFEGLGLKNVTYVLGSDLQLSRDYDLLVLQLSQQITLNRAMRSMDEVGRQMDHPTVSQMIYPLMQAADIAMLGVDAAVGGIDQRKIHMLAREHLVNFGYPAPVCIHTPILNGLDGKKMSSSQGNYISVADSEDEIRKKCQKAFCPPEVTENPVLQIFQHHIFPRLPEVTLRRQEKFGGDRSFTGYAEIERAYQNGEIHPLDLKKTCGDCLTEVLNPVREYIR; this is encoded by the coding sequence ATGGACGCATACGGACTGGCTACACGCAATACAGTCGAGGTCGTCACCGAAGATGACCTCCGGTCACTTCTTAAAAAACCGGGAAAGAAAGTGTACGCAGGTTATGAACCGAGCGGGGAGATCCACCTCGGTCACCTTGTCACGGTCAATAAGCTCGTCGACATGCAGGCTGCAGGATTTGATGTCGTTGTCCTGCTTGCCGACCTCCATGCCTTCCTGAACCGGAAGGGGACGATGGAAAAAATAGGTGAGCTCGCTGAGTACAACAAGCGATGCTTCGAGGGGCTGGGGCTTAAAAACGTAACATATGTCCTTGGATCTGATCTCCAGCTCTCAAGAGATTATGACCTGCTGGTGCTCCAGCTTTCCCAGCAGATCACCCTGAACAGGGCGATGCGGAGCATGGATGAAGTCGGGCGGCAGATGGACCACCCCACCGTCTCCCAGATGATATACCCCCTGATGCAGGCCGCCGATATTGCTATGCTCGGTGTCGATGCAGCAGTTGGGGGAATTGACCAGCGCAAGATCCATATGCTCGCCCGTGAGCACCTTGTCAACTTCGGGTATCCCGCACCGGTCTGCATCCACACCCCGATCCTGAACGGGCTGGACGGCAAAAAGATGTCCTCGTCGCAGGGAAACTACATCTCGGTTGCAGACAGCGAGGATGAGATCCGGAAAAAATGCCAGAAAGCGTTCTGCCCCCCGGAAGTTACAGAGAACCCCGTGCTGCAGATCTTCCAGCACCACATTTTCCCTCGGTTGCCAGAGGTTACCCTCAGGCGGCAGGAGAAGTTCGGGGGTGACAGGTCCTTTACCGGTTATGCGGAGATTGAACGGGCTTACCAGAATGGTGAGATCCATCCGCTTGACTTAAAGAAGACCTGCGGTGATTGCTTAACCGAGGTGCTCAACCCGGTCCGTGAATATATCAGATAA
- a CDS encoding serine protein kinase RIO has translation MRIEKKEEGFDYKLEEMGVRIKDANQFKVREDVFDEVTLLALYKLVHKKWISAIGGSISTGKEANVFYGERDGTGIAIKIYRIRTANFNAMSSYITGDRRFASVKKNKKDLIFAWTKKEFSNLVRARDAGIPVPEPLVWDRNLLVMSFIGEGERPYPHLRNAEIADPDGLYECIIGFIGTLYHKAELVHADLSEFNILYGDKPYIIDMGQSVTRDHPRAFQFLMRDIKNINRFFAQYCDVQSDLDVFNKVTGLNTMEP, from the coding sequence GTGCGCATAGAAAAAAAGGAGGAGGGATTTGATTATAAACTCGAGGAGATGGGCGTCCGCATCAAGGACGCTAACCAGTTCAAGGTCCGGGAAGACGTCTTTGATGAGGTCACCCTTCTTGCCCTCTACAAACTGGTGCACAAGAAATGGATCTCGGCTATCGGGGGTTCCATCAGCACGGGCAAAGAGGCCAATGTATTTTACGGGGAAAGGGATGGTACGGGCATTGCCATCAAGATTTATCGTATCCGTACAGCAAACTTCAATGCCATGAGTTCCTATATCACCGGTGACCGCAGGTTTGCCAGTGTCAAGAAGAACAAAAAAGACCTGATTTTTGCCTGGACCAAAAAAGAATTTTCCAACCTTGTGCGTGCCCGTGACGCCGGAATTCCCGTGCCGGAGCCGCTCGTCTGGGACCGGAACCTCCTTGTGATGTCATTTATAGGTGAGGGGGAACGCCCGTATCCCCATCTACGCAACGCGGAGATCGCTGATCCCGACGGCCTCTATGAATGCATTATCGGGTTTATCGGTACGCTCTATCATAAAGCAGAACTTGTGCATGCTGATTTAAGCGAGTTCAACATCTTATATGGTGACAAACCCTATATCATCGATATGGGCCAATCGGTCACCCGCGACCATCCCCGTGCGTTCCAGTTCCTGATGCGGGATATCAAAAATATCAACCGGTTCTTTGCACAATATTGTGACGTGCAAAGCGATCTGGATGTCTTTAACAAGGTGACGGGGTTAAATACCATGGAACCATGA
- a CDS encoding KH domain-containing protein encodes MMQEIKMSGSRIGALIGKGGETKKLLETKTNTTITIDSKEGAVKVEGSDENAVPLLRAVETVNAINRGFSPERAFELLDDEDLLLDMIDLSGLADNPRQLDRLRGRIIGKDGRAREQIEDMTDVEISVFGKTIALIGYPEQLKIARTAIDMLIEGVPHENVFAFLDKKKKESKQNMISYYY; translated from the coding sequence ATGATGCAGGAAATAAAAATGTCAGGGAGCAGGATTGGTGCGCTGATCGGCAAAGGTGGCGAGACCAAGAAACTGCTCGAGACCAAAACCAACACCACCATCACCATAGACAGCAAAGAGGGCGCGGTAAAAGTTGAGGGTTCGGATGAGAATGCCGTTCCCCTGCTCCGTGCCGTTGAGACCGTCAATGCAATCAACCGTGGGTTTTCGCCGGAGCGTGCCTTCGAACTGCTTGACGATGAAGACCTCCTCCTTGACATGATCGATCTCTCCGGGCTTGCCGACAATCCGCGCCAGCTTGACCGGTTGCGGGGCAGGATCATCGGGAAAGACGGGCGTGCACGGGAACAGATCGAAGACATGACGGATGTGGAGATCTCTGTCTTTGGCAAAACCATCGCGCTCATCGGCTATCCGGAGCAGCTCAAAATCGCCCGCACGGCCATCGATATGCTCATCGAAGGGGTTCCCCACGAGAACGTCTTTGCCTTCCTTGACAAAAAGAAGAAAGAGTCAAAGCAAAACATGATCAGTTATTACTACTGA